In Perognathus longimembris pacificus isolate PPM17 chromosome 3, ASM2315922v1, whole genome shotgun sequence, a single window of DNA contains:
- the Msantd2 gene encoding myb/SANT-like DNA-binding domain-containing protein 2 isoform X3 encodes MPPPCSSARAPGAPRSRPSPREGRGWSGRARGERPGAAESLSSAAASSAAAVHRHPAAGEPGPKAAPETAAAGSAVASLPGGAAAAAWKMAAPCGSELPANSPLKIPKMEVLSPASPGGLSDGNPSLSDPSTPRGASPLGPGSAAGSGAAASGGLGLGLGSRSAASASVSFSPGGGGGGGAAAAAAACRGMSWTPAETNALIAVWGNERLVEARYQQLEGAGTVFGSKAPGPAMYERVSRALAELGYERTPSQCRERIKLVRCPELNAVLQLWPHRC; translated from the exons ATGCCCCCACCCTGCTCCTCAGCTCGGGCCCCCGGCGCGCCTCGTtcccgcccctcgccccgcgaGGGGCGAGGGTGGAGCGGCAGAGCTCGTGGGGAAAGACCGGGTGCCGCGGAAAGCCTCAGCTCGGCCGCCGCATCCTCCGCAGCCGCGGTCCACCGCCACCCGGCCGCCGGCGAGCCAGGCCCCAAGGCAGCGCCAGAAACCGCGGCGGCCGGAAGTGCGGTCGCGTCACTTCCGGGCGGTGCAGCGGCGGCCGCTTGGAAGATGGCTGCGCCCTGTGGCTCGGAGCTGCCCGCCAACTCGCCGCTAAAAATCCCGAAGATGGAGGTGCTCTCCCCTGCTTCCCCTGGTGGCTTGAGCGACGGGAATCCATCGCTGTCCGACCCTTCCACGCCTCGGGGCGCCTCCCCGCTCGGGCCGGGCAGTGCGGCGGGCTCGGGGGCAGCGGCGTCCGGGGGTctcgggctggggctggggtcccGCAGCGCCGCCTCGGCCTCGGTCTCCTTCTCCCCTGGTGGCGGCGGTGGTGGAGGTGCGGCTgcggccgccgccgcctgccGGGGCATGTCGTGGACTCCGGCCGAGACGAACGCGCTCATCGCAGTGTGGGGCAACGAGCGGCTGGTGGAGGCGCGGTACCAGCAGCTGGAGGGAGCCGGCACGGTGTTCGGCAGCAAGGCCCCCGGGCCAGCCATGTACGAGCGCGTGTCCCGGGCCCTGGCCGAGCTGGGCTACGAAAGGACCCCGTCCCAGTGCCGGGAGCGCATCAAG CTGGTTCGATGCCCAGAACTGAATGCTGTGCTCCAGCTGTGGCCTCACCGGTGCTGA